A stretch of Babesia bigemina genome assembly Bbig001, chromosome : III DNA encodes these proteins:
- a CDS encoding DNA topoisomerase II, putative, with protein sequence MAPQQKTIEQRYQKKSQLEHILLRPDTYIGNTELQTQQMWVYNPETKRMVYEPVSFIPGLYKIFDEILVNAADVHARQQSDPSLHRMTFIKVNFNKETGAVTVANDGEPIPVQIHKEHNMYVPEMIFGELLTSDNYDDSEGRITGGRNGFGAKLTNIFSKTFEVTCGDSRRHKQFGMKWEENMKKIKSPAKVVPYHGKDFVKVTFVPDYERFGITAMDDGTLKVLLKRVYDVAGTTGLKVFWNDERLPISDFKHYVSLYFDEEAQLMKVYDKAYRWEVMVSATDGSGFQQVSFVNNITTLKGGTHVQHVLDPLVAAITNKVKSKNKDGVELKPYQIKNYIFLFVNCQIVNPTFDSQTKETLTTKPTRFGSRYTMNPKAVAQILKSTLLERIVSFAQHRLNIELKKKMKVTKAVNRLTGIPKLEDANRAGTRSARDCTLILTEGDSAKTSCLAGLSVVGRDNYGVFPLKGKLLNVRDASYKQLVQNAEIQNILKIMGLDISKKDQTTPEGLRYGSIMIMTDQDYDGSHIKGLLINLLHYFWPKMIQYRGFIREFVTPLIKATKGDAVVSFFTMQDYVHWVNSTNVSGWRIKYYKGLGTSTDKEFKEYFTNIRQHLIDFVYEDEADDDSIDMAFNKKRVDDRKAWMQSYEHGTTVDHTIKNLKYSDFINKELIQFSIYDTERSIPSVVDGWKPGQRKVLFGCLKRNLISECKVAQLTGYVAEHSAYHHGEASLQQTIINMAQDFVGSNNINVLEPCGQFGSRKEGGKDASAARYIFTKLMPITRLIFVEEDDNVLQYQNEEGQIIEPFYYIPTIPMVLVNGSEGIGTGFSSQIPNYNPYDIISNLRLYLSNRDMKPMVPWYRKFTGRIEPNDKGGFDCIGTYQWLGEEGLLEITELPIRRWTHDYKVFLESLEQGVGRRDPLILGFVDNSTHESVHFTVNVNADAMEEILNEGVEKVFKLRTSIATSNMTLFDGQKKLKRYSNELEIVRDFAAVRLETYEKRRLYMINNLQLTLKRISNQVRFIHMVINQELILFKKKKAVLIAELKELKFDPHSELVKSTAGSEVTPPVLPTEPATPAGQSRRTSTLDAQAADYNYLLNMPLWSLTLEQVQKLNEEHAQKEEQLRQLMVTTVTDMWLEDLDRLETAMRATYRQQETAAPTPSRAALLQLGKRKLKSTGNQKSGATPKVAESPAARTPASASNRANKRSKTKADSDDYSDYYDDVTLVSDTYTDDDVDMVEATPKPAKPAKTTRRQISIATAFSNANKAADNTPQTGQLACATPVATDRPAELPPNPMKAAMPEINAGTESFNPNHRQYAQHTDLDESDNASMTAESDDGFSLSQMEFSQDALAATDIERLMADARRKKQQREANRTKSLNAPQSAHTTPKGGAKTPASATNTPKRGARTPQRAGGTTPKGLKASSTSSPSPATAKSRSTPQRGGAKKLQYYESSEEEDYYGEDDEESGYEQEDEDEEYEETTTRSQSRSARRGGTAASQDTAGSRSRRNTAAAKADEAKSKPTTPAKTTPSAANHGEKASPSGAPGSGDKAGREVDIDFSLSQEPAENEGPRGDSSPSDKHTSALHRAGLAKFSVSLADRLRNLTPKPPHN encoded by the coding sequence atggcgccgcagcagaAGACGATCGAGCAGCGCTACCAGAAGAAATCGCAACTGGAGCACATTTTGCTCAGGCCGGACACTTACATCGGCAACACAGAGCTGCAGACGCAGCAGATGTGGGTGTACAATCCCGAGACCAAACGCATGGTCTACGAGCCTGTCTCCTTCATCCCCGGTCTGTACAAGATATTCGACGAAATCCTCGTCAATGCGGCTGACGTGCACGCCCGACAGCAGTCGGACCCGTCGTTGCACCGTATGACCTTCATAAAGGTCAACTTCAACAAGGAGACGGGAGCAGTCACCGTGGCCAACGACGGCGAGCCCATCCCGGTGCAGATACACAAGGAGCACAACATGTACGTGCCGGAGATGATCTTCGGCGAGCTGCTTACGTCTGACAACTATGACGACTCGGAAGGCCGTATCACCGGCGGGCGTAACGGTTTCGGCGCCAAGCTGACCAACATTTTCTCGAAGACCTTCGAAGTCACATGCGGCGATAGCCGCAGGCACAAGCAGTTCGGAATGAAGTGGGAGGAGAATATGAAAAAGATAAAATCCCCGGCCAAAGTTGTACCGTACCACGGTAAAGACTTCGTCAAAGTCACCTTCGTGCCCGATTATGAGCGTTTTGGCATCACCGCCATGGACGACGGCACGCTCAAAGTGCTCCTGAAAAGGGTGTATGACGTCGCGGGCACGACCGGCCTCAAGGTCTTCTGGAACGACGAGAGGCTGCCAATCAGCGACTTCAAGCACTACGTATCGCTGTAtttcgacgaggaggcCCAGCTAATGAAGGTGTACGACAAGGCTTACCGGTGGGAGGTGATGGTGTCCGCCACCGACGGGAGCGGGTTCCAACAGGTCTCGTTCGTCAACAACATCACCACTTTGAAGGGCGGTACGCACGTGCAACacgtcctggacccacTCGTGGCAGCGATCACCAACAAGGTGAAGTCGAAGAACAAGGATGGCGTGGAGCTGAAACCGTACCAAATCAAAAACTACATCTTCCTGTTCGTGAACTGCCAAATCGTGAACCCGACCTTCGACTCGCAGACCAAGGAGACGCTCACCACGAAGCCAACGAGGTTCGGCAGCAGGTACACCATGAACCCGAAGGCGGTGGCCCAGATCCTCAAGagcacgctgctggagcgcaTCGTCTCGTTCGCGCAGCACCGGCTGAACATCGAGCTAAAAAAGAAAATGAAAGTTACCAAGGCCGTCAACAGGCTCACCGGCATCCCGAAGCTGGAGGATGCCAACCGGGCTGGCACCCGCAGCGCACGGGACTGCACCCTCATCCTCACTGAGGGTGACTCCGCCAAAACGTCATGCCTCGCCGGATTGTCGGTCGTGGGTCGAGACAACTACGGCGTGTTCCCGCTGAAAGGAAAACTGTTGAACGTCAGGGACGCTAGTTACAAACAACTTGTGCAAAATGCAGAGATACAAAACATCCTAAAAATCATGGGCCTGGACATCTCCAAAAAGGACCAGACGACCCCAGAAGGACTCAGGTACGGGTCAATCATGATCATGACCGATCAGGACTACGACGGCTCGCACATCAAGGGCCTGCTCATAAACCTGCTGCACTACTTCTGGCCGAAGATGATCCAGTACCGGGGCTTCATCAGGGAGTTCGTCACTCCGCTGATAAAGGCCACGAAAGGTGACGCCGTGGTATCGTTCTTCACGATGCAGGATTATGTGCACTGGGTGAACAGCACCAACGTGTCCGGGTGGCGCATCAAGTACTACAAAGGTCTCGGGACGTCGACCGACAAGGAGTTCAAGGAGTACTTCACGAACATCCGGCAGCACCTGATCGACTTCGTGTACGAGGACGAGGCGGACGACGACAGCATCGACATGGCGTTCAACAAGAAAAGGGTCGACGACCGGAAGGCGTGGATGCAGAGCTACGAGCACGGCACCACCGTGGACCACACCATCAAGAACCTGAagtactccgacttcatCAACAAGGAGCTCATCCAATTCTCCATCTACGACACGGAGCGCAGCATCCCCTCCGTGGTCGACGGGTGGAAACCCGGCCAGCGCAAGGTGCTGTTCGGGTGCCTCAAACGGAACCTGATCTCCGAGTGCAAGGTGGCGCAGCTGACGGGCTATGTGGCCGAGCACTCCGCGTACCACCACGGCGAAGcgtcgctgcagcagaCCATCATCAACATGGCGCAGGATTTCGTTGGGTCCAACAACATAAACGTGCTGGAGCCGTGTGGCCAATTCGGCAGCCGCAAGGAGGGCGGCAAGGACGCCTCTGCGGCGCGTTACATCTTCACCAAGCTGATGCCCATCACGAGGCTGATCTTCGTGGAGGAGGACGACAACGTGCTGCAGTACCAAAACGAGGAGGGCCAGATCATCGAGCCGTTCTACTACATCCCCACTATCCCCATGGTGCTGGtcaacggcagcgagggcATAGGCACCGGTTTCAGCAGCCAGATCCCCAACTACAACCCGTACGACATCATCAGCAACCTCCGTCTGTACCTGAGCAACCGGGACATGAAGCCCATGGTCCCGTGGTATCGCAAGTTCACGGGCAGGATAGAACCGAACGACAAAGGCGGTTTCGACTGCATCGGAACGTACCAATGGCTGGGTGAAGAGGGCCTGCTTGAGATCACCGAGCTGCCGATCCGTCGTTGGACCCACGACTACAAGGTGTTTTTGGAAAGCCTGGAGCAGGGCGTGGGCAGAAGAGACCCGTTGATCCTGGGGTTCGTGGACAACTCCACCCACGAAAGCGTGCATTTCACTGTCAACGTGAACGCCGACGCCATGGAGGAGATTTTGAACGAGGGCGTGGAGAAGGTCTTCAAGCTCCGCACCAGCATCGCCACCTCCAACATGACCCTCTTCGACGGCCAGAAGAAGCTCAAGCGTTACAGCAACGAGCTGGAAATCGTCCGGGATTTCGCCGCAGTGAGGCTGGAGACGTACGAAAAGAGGCGCCTGTACATGATCAACAACCTCCAACTGACGCTGAAACGGATCAGCAACCAGGTCAGGTTCATACACATGGTGATCAACCAGGAGCTCATTCTGTTCAAAAAGAAGAAGGCCGTCCTGATTGCCGAATTGAAGGAACTGAAGTTCGACCCTCACTCCGAACTTGTCAAGTCCACCGCAGGCAGCGAGGTGACCCCGCCTGTGCTACCCACCGAGCCCGCCACTCCCGCCGGCCAGTCCAGGAGGACCTCAACCCTGGACGCCCAGGCGGCCGACTACAACTACCTGCTCAACATGCCGCTGTGGTCGCTCACTTTAGAGCAGGTCCAGAAACTGAACGAGGAGCACGCGCAGAAGGaagagcagctgcggcagctCATGGTCACCACCGTCACCGACATGTGGCTGGAGGACCTGGACCGCCTCGAGACGGccatgagggcgacgtacCGTCAACAGGAAACCGCGGCACCCACCCCCTCCAGGGCGGCGCTGCTTCAACTCGGGAAACGGAAGTTGAAGTCCACGGGCAACCAAAAGAGTGGCGCGACTCCAAAGGTGGCCGAGAGCCCTGCAGCGCGCACGCCAGCCTCCGCGTCGAACCGCGCCAACAAACGAAGCAAAACCAAGGCCGATTCCGACGACTACAGCGACTACTATGACGACGTGACGCTCGTTTCCGACACGTATACGGACGACGATGTCGACATGGTGGAAGCGACACCCAAACCGGCGAAGCCTGCGAAGACCACCCGAAGGCAGATTTCCATCGCAACGGCCTTTTCAAACGCAAACAAGGCTGCAGATAACACGCCACAAACGGGCCAACTAGCCTGCGCCACGCCGGTCGCAACCGATAGGCCTGCGGAGCTGCCGCCCAACCCGATGAAGGCGGCGATGCCCGAAATCAACGCCGGCACCGAGTCGTTCAACCCCAACCACCGACAGTACGCGCAACACACTGACCTAGATGAGTCCGACAACGCGTCGATGACGGCCGAATCTGACGACGGCTTCTCCCTGAGCCAGATGGAGTTCTCGCAAGACGCCCTGGCCGCCACGGACATCGAGCGCCTGATGGCCGACGCGAGGCGCAAGAAGCAGCAACGTGAGGCCAACCGAACCAAATCGCTAAACGCGCCACAATCCGCGCACACCACCCCCAAGGGTGGCGCCAAAACGCCTGCGAGCGCCACCAACACGCCCAAGCGGGGCGCCCGTACCCCCCAAAGGGCCGGCGGCACAACTCCCAAGGGCCTAAAAGCCTCGTCTACGTCCAGCCCGTCgcccgccacggccaaaaGCCGCAGCACGCCCCAAAGAGGCGGCGCGAAGAAGTTGCAGTACTACGAGTCAAGTGAGGAAGAGGACTACTACGGTGAGGATGACGAGGAGAGCGGCTACGAGCAAGAGGACGAAGACGAGGAATACGAGGAGACTACGACCCGCAGCCAGTCGCGCTCCGCACGCCGCggcggcacggcagcgtccCAGGACACAGCCGGCAGCCGGTCGAGGCGGaacaccgccgccgccaaggcGGACGAGGCAAAGAGCAAGCCAACCACGCCCGCCAAAACTACACCGTCCGCTGCCAACCACGGCGAGAAAGCCTCGCCGTCAGGCGCCCCTGGCAGCGGCGACAAAGCGGGCCGGGAGGTTGATATCGATTTCAGCCTTTCCCAGGAGCCGGCCGAGAATGAGGGTCCACGCGGCGACTCCAGCCCGTCGGACAAACACACATCGGCGCTGCACAGGGCCGGCTTGGCTAAATTCAGCGTCAGCCTCGCGGATAGGCTGCGTAACCTAACTCCGAAGCCACCGCACAACTAG
- a CDS encoding VESICLE TRANSPORT V-SNARE PROTEIN VTI1A, putative gives MVNWELGTDGRSEEPGDRTRLLQQSEMLGESLGNIGDSRRVLEETNEIGTTVMSKLLSQRETIIRSTHYAEETANRQRETRSLLRSESWSDFYTKAAMYVTIVCLIIAIIFAIIYRITK, from the exons ATGGTGAATTGGGAGCTGGGTACCGATGGTCGCTCCGAGGAGCCGGGCGACCGTACGCGGCTCCTTCAGCAATCGGAGATGCTGGGCGAGTCCCTGGGCAACATCGGCGACTCTCGCAG GGTCCTCGAGGAGACGAACGAAATCGGCACCACCGTTATGAGCAAGCTCCTATCGCAGCGGGAAACGATCATCCGTTCGACTCACTAC GCAGAGGAAACCGCGAACCGCCAGCGCGAAACCCGCAGCCTTCTGCGCTCGGAGAGCTGGTCGGATTTCTACACcaaggcggcaatgtacgTGACGATTGTGTGTCTCATCATCGCCATCATATTTGCTATAATATACCGCATTACTAAGTAG
- a CDS encoding DNA polymerase alpha subunit B family protein, putative, with the protein MGAERAVAAYDDSLSKRFRLIGVPYANQYFTLSAEKLEKLRPCLVPLIKQHWAEVSLESNDTEHCTPGRYHYVNAIKDAKAQCVIIGAIYKDMKLRPSPLEEYSEQVKLSEQVAKYTSDDDRLFIEDQSIRMALHGPLLDPQKLVTGLVMAMKGAINDQGEFECEDYLMPGPPTSVPLPPTTEEKYVALVSGLNIAGPRSGHDSLLMLRDFVAGNTPMGDLSSKIVRLVIAGNGIGQCDVASLAQCDVYFAQLAAALPVDLMPGDADPSNRNLPQQPIHPCFLEHSRRYGTFQSTTNPYFFTVDGVRFLGTSGQAVKGICDYSTLSELEALQLTASARFIAPTAPDTLACHPEARVFTLEDDSEFPHVIFSGNSQEFASAETGAAGCSPRVICVPAFTKQPSVVLVSLATLQPRLIRLA; encoded by the exons ATGGGCGCGGAGCGCGCCGTTGCGGCGTACGACGATAGCTTGTCGAAGCGGTTCCGGCTTATCGGCGTGCCATACGCAAACCAGTACTTCACGCTCAGCGCGGAGAAGCTGGAGAAGCTCCGGCCGTGCTTGGTGCCGCTTATCAAACAACACTGGGCGGAGGTGTCGTTGGAATCCAACGACACGGAGCACTGCACACCCGGGCGGTATCACTACGTGAACGCCATCAAGGACGCTAAG GCGCAATGTGTCATCATAGGAGCCATATACAAGGACATGAAGCTGCGGCCGTCGCCGCTCGAGGAGTACTCGGAGCAGGTGAAGCTGTCG GAGCAAGTTGCGAAGTACACATCGGATGATGATCGGCTGTTCATTGAGGACCAGAGCATCCGCATGGCCCTGCACGGGCCGCTGCTGGATCCCCAAAAGCTGGTCACGGGGCTG GTgatggcgatgaagggcGCCATCAATGACCAGGGTGAATTTGAGTGCGAGGACTACCTCATGCCAGGGCCTCCCACGTCGGtaccgctgccgccaacgaCGGAGGAGAAGTACGTGGCTCTGGTTTCGGGACTGAACATCGCCGGGCCGCGCTCGGGCCACGACTCGCTGCTGATGCTGCGCGACTTTGTCGCCGGCAATACTCC CATGGGTGACCTGAGCAGCAAAATAGTCCGGCTGGTCATAGCCGGCAATGGCATCGGCCAATGCGACGTGGCGTCGTTGGCCCAGTGTGATGTTTACTTTGCACAGCTAGCTGCGGCACTGCCGGTCGACCTCATGCCAG GCGACGCCGACCCATCTAATCGCAACCTTCCCCAGCAGCCGATCCACCCGTGCTTTTTGGAACACAGCAGGCGGTACGGCACGTTTCAGTCGACCACGAACCCCTATTTCTTCACTGTGGACGGTGTAAGGTTCCTGGGGACGTCAGGTCAGGCCGTGAAGGGCATCTGCGACTACAGCACCTTGTCTGAACTCG AGGCGCTGCAACTCACAGCGTCGGCACGATTCATCGCTCCGACTGCTCCGGACACGCTAGCATGCCACCCGGAGGCTCGCGTGTTCACACTTGAGGACGACTCAGAGTTCCCGCATGTCATTTTCAGCGGCAACTCGCAGGAGTTCGCCAGCGCGGAAACTGGAGCTGCTGGGTGCTCGCCGAGGGTTATTTGCGTGCCTGCGTTCACGAAGCAGCCTTCCGTTGTCTTGGTGTCGCTGGCCACCCTGCAGCCGCGTCTGATCAGGCTTGCCTAG